ATTGTATTTGTATGTATTCCATCCAAAATATGCGGTGAAGAactatttttaaatatcaataagccttgttttttgttttgtcaCTTATGCTTATCAATTTTGTTATCATATAATGTTAcatcaataaaattgaatctAAATTTTCTTGAGTTAGCTGAACATTCAATGCATCTCTTTCACCTTGTgtgtttaataaatcatacTCTAATTCGGTCTTTAGTATTTTATACTTTATAGCTTGCAAACTTTTATCAATGTTATCATTATCTATAAACACTTTCTTAATATCATCCGCATTTTTCTTATCCTCAttcaaatttgttaaataataaaatggaGATATGTCTGAAGTGAATGTttctttattcaattttaaatcttcattatcattatagTTAGTTTGTTCGCTTGAATTTTGTGTATGATGTCTTTGTTGATAAGGAGTTGACGTTCTTGAAGGGTATGAAGGAGAATTAGTATGTACTCGTGTATCTACCTTTGCATGATACCCTGATTCCCCCATGCTGTTATTTATTGAGGTATCCTGTAGATGGTCTTCGTACACATCATCACCAGTAATGCCTCTATTTGCAAGATCGTGGTATTCATTATTAGCCGTTGATTTATATGATTTATAATTGGAATAGTAACCCCCATTGTTATATTGATGCTGTTTTctattttgattataatatttatttgcGCTATTATAATTGTTATTCGTGTAATATGTATGGGAAGCGTTagtataataattatttgaattatgaTAGTGTGGCTTGTTTTTATTGTAGTATATCCCATTACCTGCAGTCTTTGCATGTGCGGGACTATTATCTACGCCTTCTTCATTTCTTGAGTTGTAGTTATTATTGTAACGCCCCGAATTATAACCAGAATTAAATCTTGAGTTATAAGCATTACTATTATCATATTTGTGCTTATTTGGATGGGTATTACCTGCACTACTTGAACCAGCAGCGCTACCTCTTGATGAATTAACAGAGGACGTTGATTGATCTGggtatttattatatctgCTACCGCTCATGCTTGGTTCTGTATGGTTACTGGTATGCTATAAATTGCACACGCacacaaatatatatgtgtgtcTGTGTGTAGTTTGTATATGTTTGTATATGTATTGaacaaatattgaaatttcaatatattgcagaattgaaaatttgaGCACGTGacaaaaatgataaaaagaCTATGAATCCGGGCAAATAGTAAAACGCATTTATGTTTACCCGAAGATGACTAAAAAAGGTAGATTGAGTCCGCGTGATGGGCGGCTGAAGTAATTATTCGTATAGCAGCAGATGGAGAAAATAGATAGTACAAGGAGATAGGCCCCGACTATACACGCATGAGATGCACATATATGCAACAAAAGTACACACGTGTATGATAGTTTCAAACAATTGTGGAAATGAAACCCTACTGGTATGGTTGGTTGAATGTAAAGAGTTCTTTAAAAGATGCGTGTTAAACTGCTTTATTGTACATAGTCGTTAACTAAAAGAAAGACCAAGTTATAAAATACAACCACAATGAAGCAATCCAAATTCACATGGTAATGCattatacatatattaaGCAAGCAGCTATCATTTAACAGTGTTGCCATACATGCAATCACCTCCATAACATTCGCAAAAGAGAAAACGcttccatttttaaatgcCGATTTTTCTGTAACATATAATCAATTTGAACGCTCCGCCGTGACAGAGGACGCCCTTAGTATATTGATTCTTATCGGTATTACTCTATTGGAGTAATCTCAAAAAGATTGTTTCGTCGTGTGTCATTGGAAACTGTTGATAAGGGAACGTTAGCTTCGGATTTTCTGGCGTGGTTTATCTTCATACTAACTTTTAACAAGatataacaaataatgatgaaaaaataaaactgtTGGATTATCGTACCACACGCACGCGCAAACAGGAAGACATACCTACACCAACAAGCcgaaattatatattagtttCAAATTGAGTGGGCTTACTCCAATATTCTCAAACTTGCGTGATCCGCGTGCCGTCTGTCGTCTGTCGTTTATCGTTTATCCAAATCTAATGCACCCCCATACATCTGTAATAAGATAAGCTAGGCGAGTATTGTTggtttatcaaaaattcCTGAAACGCAACAATTACCCTTTTTGCATACAGCACCAGTTGAAACTAATACAACCACCACACTGTATTATCATTTGCATAACAATTTGGTATTACGGACGCTAATTAAATGCCAACACAAAGTTTAATTATAGTCATTAACTACTATTCACACTACAGTATTGTTACGGAGTCTGCAAGTTGTACATTGTTGAGGAACCAATGAGTGGGTGTAAGCATAGAATGCTGGTGTTTGGGTGTGTCTATGTGGATGCATATTCATGTGTTATGTGGCTCGTTCAGTTCCATCATCAAAACGCTTTGTACTCTTTGGGTAGAAACAAAAAGGGCGACTGCCACTACAAAAAATACCTTAATTCGcgttgttgctgttgttcTTTCTTGGAGGATAAGCCATGACTACTAATTGTATGCTACTATGGATGACTATAAGTTAATTCGTATCTGTAATATAGTCGGATTCCCAAATCAATCCATTTCACATGATATTCCTCCTTAAACTAATCATACATGCGCCGCCCCTCCGCCCCCTCTCTCTTCTTCCCCTTCTTTTATCTCCCACTGAACATTATTTTGTTGGTGAAATTCAAAAccataataattaattacGATGCTAATCAATTGTCTATATCTGTCGCTCTTAATGAAATGGGTTCcctttattttaatatcgCTCTTTGAAATTACgtatatcattattttatagCATTGAAGAGTTAGGCTATGGTTTTGTTTTGGCTTTGTTTTAAtctatttcaatattatataatattacaatactatgtaaaatattgttttcttgGCTTTTAGGTTGTCATTACTTAAAATGTACATTGTTTAATTGATGTCTttactttatttttctcTATAGAAACAACTTTAATTTCTAATAGAATCATTCTGACGACATCAGAGATTGAGATAGTGATTGCATATTTTGATATCCCTTCAAGTGCTcttgattttatttctatttattttccatcctgttcatatttaaacattcaattttatttctatattcttttataagAAACTATTCTTGTTCATTATAAATCTCTCTCTATACAgtgtatattatatttattgcttcatctatatatatatatacaagCGTCTATACACTAAACATGCACACTATGAGTTCTAGTATAAAAGATAACAAAGAATCTGAACTTGGCGAGGCGTTCTCACCAGAACAACAAAAGGTCATTATGCAACATTTAATGATAACAAAACAGTTGAACATCAACGTTAAGAACTATTCACATGTTCCTTgcaaattcttcaaatcaGGAAAATGTCAGGCCGGTGAACATTGCAAATTCTCACATCAAtcgaatattttaaattctgCTAATTTAATTCCATGCAAGTATTACAAAAAGGGACACTGTAAGTTTGGTGAACATTGTGTCAATTCTCATGAACTGACATCGCCATCATTAGAACAAACTATAAATACTCAAACAAACAGCAATGATAGGAGCAGAAGTAAGCTTGAGGTTGCAGATGATGACAGCATTGATTCCATCAGTATGCTTGCCGCAAATAATAATCTATTAAGTCTAAGAAATGGTGGTGTCCATTTAGGCAGCTCATACGAAGAGTCCGCGAGAAATATCAATTCAACTTTCGCTAGTTCCATACCTTCTTCAAGTACGAACAGTTTTGCTCCTTATAACTATAATAGAGCAGGCTTTGCGACTCCGATCTCGTCTGTGTCGTCATCGAGTAATTCATGGCAGAAATCGGCAATTATGGAAAATAATAGATATCCACAAATGACCCCAACCTCGTCAACATATGCTTCAACAAGACCAAATACGCCTAGCAACTATTCCAACTATCATTTGGAAAGATATTCACGTAGGtatagtaataataatggtaattttggatatcaaataaaagaGGAAGAAGGGTCAATGCAGCCTATGGAACCAAATTACAGCGTATTTCCGCCATATTCTCAACAGTATGGATACCCACCTCAATTTGACCATGGTAAAAATGGCATTAGTAATGATATGCCCTTGATGATGCAAATGCAACAATCAAATTTCCATAAAAATTACTCGAATGTTCCTCTCTCGCCGACGTCACAATATCCTATGTCTGCAAATGATTTTACTTTCGAAAATCATAGTATACAGTTAGAGGatacattatttttttttgatgaCTTTTAAACTATCAATAATACAAGTGGGTAGATAAAGTCAAATACTcaaattattgatttattcaGTCTtttatgaaataaaataacattaCACGTAAAAAATCCATAGAGATTAAAGATGGGAAAACTAGAAACATTTACTTTCAAAAAGAGGTATAGTAATTATAGGTTAATACAAGTTCTAAATATTCTGCAACGTTCTTTCCGTGATGGATAGACACGTtttattcttctttttttaatacgCAAGATCAATGTCATATCTTGTTACAAAAGCAAATAGGTTACAGATATTATCTCAATATTGTTAGaagtaaatatttgaaattatgtGATGGTCTCTTTTCATgcacatatatacatacatatatatattagtatTTATATCTCCAATGgtatatatctataattttaaaaccGAATATACAGGTATATATGCTGAATAAGTTTATTTAACCGGTGTGATTTGTCCAACCCATTggttttgttaaattttgtGCATTATGGTATTGAACACCACAGGAATAGTCCTGCCAGGtaaaatcatcatcttgGTTACATTCACAATTATACTTTTCATAAATGGCATTATCGATAGGACAATTAGTGTATGGAACATGATAATATGAAATTTCAGGAAAGAAATGAATTGCATCTTTTGGTAAAAACAGAGAAGCAGCAATAGAATGAACAGGAGCATCACCCCATCTTTCATAGAAAAACCCTCCAGCATGATctaaataatcaaaatattcattatatgCTTCTGATCTCcagaaattcaaattaccaatttcaaaattagaCCAAAAATGGCATAAATTATAAGTTTCACCATTATTATCAGAAATAAAATCTATTAGATTATTCTTTGCAATATATTCTGTATTATTAGCGACAAAATCTCTTGTAGTCTGCCACAACGATTTGATTGTACTTTCAAACTCATGAATGGTGATAGTAAAACCATATACTTTCTTATTATCTTGCATGTATTGGAACGGATCGTCCAAAATATCACAAAAATAACCAATACCTGGTTCAACTCTCCAATACCAATCATATTTATCAAGTAGTTCATGTCTCCAAAAGAAACCAGATTGATAACGACACATATGTCTATACGACTCGGAGTCACCGTATATTATATCGCTCATTCTAATTCTAGTTTCTGCAGCTTTATCTGTATCAATATAATCTGGATATGACCAATGTTCTTCTGGGACTAAACCATACTCGATAGTAATATTACCTGCAGCTTCAGAAATTTTGTCTTTGAACTCATCAGTAAATTCCTCATCATTTAAGAAGACCCATggataattataatttttattaaatttttctctAATATATGCAACAGAATTCACCATATCATCCATTTCTTCATTTCTAACTAAAGTTACAAAACAAGCGCTTGGTCGAGTGCCAATTTTATCTTCACTGAACGAATCTTCTAAATCCTTCATGATATCATAAGTAGCATTAACACTTGGAAACGTATTTAAAATTCtatctttatttataaCTAAAGGTGGTGGTGGAGGTGGTGAAGTCGTTAAATTATTGGTGATTTTAGttaaaattgttattaATGATATGATTGAAAACGacacaaataataatttcaaaaatttcttcttaATATAGATTGTTCTTAGACgcatttttcttttgtatgatatgtatatatatggtGTGTTTCTTATTATTCTCTTCCCAGTAGTTATAAAATAGAGAGATACTTAGAAATATAATCTAAGAATATGCAATGAGGTATATCTGGAGAAAAGGTATTCTTTACCTAAAATACGATGTATATGCTTGtatgttttgtttttgcTCTACCTTTGACTATactaaaaagaaaatacgAACTTCCAGTACACTTTAATCAACGATTAACACTATGAGttctttaattaaaaaagcatatatatatatatacatgtatatatattatactTCAGGTAATGGtttgtaaattattttaacttTGGTTATCTAGA
The nucleotide sequence above comes from Tetrapisispora phaffii CBS 4417 chromosome 3, complete genome. Encoded proteins:
- the TPHA0C01640 gene encoding glycosyltransferase family 15 protein (similar to Saccharomyces cerevisiae KRE2 (YDR483W) and KTR6 (YPL053C); ancestral locus Anc_8.505), coding for MRLRTIYIKKKFLKLLFVSFSIISLITILTKITNNLTTSPPPPPPLVINKDRILNTFPSVNATYDIMKDLEDSFSEDKIGTRPSACFVTLVRNEEMDDMVNSVAYIREKFNKNYNYPWVFLNDEEFTDEFKDKISEAAGNITIEYGLVPEEHWSYPDYIDTDKAAETRIRMSDIIYGDSESYRHMCRYQSGFFWRHELLDKYDWYWRVEPGIGYFCDILDDPFQYMQDNKKVYGFTITIHEFESTIKSLWQTTRDFVANNTEYIAKNNLIDFISDNNGETYNLCHFWSNFEIGNLNFWRSEAYNEYFDYLDHAGGFFYERWGDAPVHSIAASLFLPKDAIHFFPEISYYHVPYTNCPIDNAIYEKYNCECNQDDDFTWQDYSCGVQYHNAQNLTKPMGWTNHTG
- the LEE1 gene encoding Lee1p (similar to Saccharomyces cerevisiae LEE1 (YPL054W); ancestral locus Anc_8.509) translates to MHTMSSSIKDNKESELGEAFSPEQQKVIMQHLMITKQLNINVKNYSHVPCKFFKSGKCQAGEHCKFSHQSNILNSANLIPCKYYKKGHCKFGEHCVNSHELTSPSLEQTINTQTNSNDRSRSKLEVADDDSIDSISMLAANNNLLSLRNGGVHLGSSYEESARNINSTFASSIPSSSTNSFAPYNYNRAGFATPISSVSSSSNSWQKSAIMENNRYPQMTPTSSTYASTRPNTPSNYSNYHLERYSRRYSNNNGNFGYQIKEEEGSMQPMEPNYSVFPPYSQQYGYPPQFDHGKNGISNDMPLMMQMQQSNFHKNYSNVPLSPTSQYPMSANDFTFENHSIQLEDTLFFFDDF
- the LGE1 gene encoding Lge1p (similar to Saccharomyces cerevisiae LGE1 (YPL055C); ancestral locus Anc_8.511), which produces MSGSRYNKYPDQSTSSVNSSRGSAAGSSSAGNTHPNKHKYDNSNAYNSRFNSGYNSGRYNNNYNSRNEEGVDNSPAHAKTAGNGIYYNKNKPHYHNSNNYYTNASHTYYTNNNYNSANKYYNQNRKQHQYNNGGYYSNYKSYKSTANNEYHDLANRGITGDDVYEDHLQDTSINNSMGESGYHAKVDTRVHTNSPSYPSRTSTPYQQRHHTQNSSEQTNYNDNEDLKLNKETFTSDISPFYYLTNLNEDKKNADDIKKVFIDNDNIDKSLQAIKYKILKTELEYDLLNTQGERDALNVQLTQENLDSILLM